In the genome of Helicovermis profundi, the window TCTCCCCATTATATTCTCTATTTTGGACTATTCTTTCTTTACTTTTTTACTTTGTTCTATATCCATATTTTTATAATCAAATTGAATTTTTATATAAAAATCTTCAATTTTCATTATTTGTGGGAATATTTTACGGTGTTATTATTGTTGATCTTATAAATTCATTTAATATATTAAATCGTATTAAAGAATTAAGCGACGCCATTGAAGATAGTCACTTTATTATTCAATATGAACAATTTAAAGATGAAATTAAATATAAATTTGAAGGCATCAAATCTAAAACAAGAAAACCTCGTTTTCTACTCCCATTTAAAGGAGAATATGATTTAGTGGAACAAGTTAAAGAACATATTGAAAATCTAAAAGAAGAAAGCAAGAAAAAAATTGAAAAACTTACTAAATTACAATAAAACTAGCATAAAAAAGAGTTAATATATCCCGATTTGCGCGGATTATTAACTCTTTTTTTAAATTAATAACTAATATCACAATAAATCTTAGATACTTTAATGCTAACAGAATTTTGTGCAAAAATTGATATCCTTTATTTATTTACTTTACCATCATCTTTAAATTCTTTATACCAATGAGATCCATCGCAAAACGGTTTATTTTTTGAATGTCCACACCTGCAAAGTGCATAATGTTCATCAGACTGAGGATGATCTTCATCATAATCAAGATTAATAGATCCTTTTATATGATATGGTCCATTCTTTGTTAATTCAATTATTTGTTCATCTGAATACTTATCGTACTTTACACCATCTATTGAATAACTTAAAGCACCTGATGGACATTTTTTTATAACTTCAATTATTGATTTAACTGTTTCACCGTCAGCGTCAATCCAAGGCTCTGTATTCATTCTAAAAACTTTTGGAAGTCCACCAGTGCAAAATCCTGCATGAGAACAAATTCCTCTATCATCGTGAATAGTTATTTCTTTTCCAACATAATTATCTACTTTTCTAGCCTTTCTACCTTTTTCTTTTTCATCACTAAAATTTTCGTGTATATGACTTCCGTCGCAGTAGGGTTTAGTTTTCGATTTACCACATCTACAAAGAGCAGTTACAGAATTTTCACATTTGTTTGTTTGTCCCTCTGAATCTAGTATTTCTTCTAATTCACTAACAAGATAAGGACCATTTTTTAATGGCTTAATACTAATGTTTTTTTTCAAATCAATCCCTCCAATTTATATTTGTGATACAACTTTATTTAAATAAAATTAATCATATTTAATAAAATACTTTAATAAAATTCACAAAAGAAAAATCAAAATTACTCTTATCTTATTAAAGCAAATAATTCTTCAATGGGAAGATGGTCTCCAATATCTTTTCCATAATAGGCTCTAATAATCTTATGATTAGAATCAAGTAAAAAATCAGCTGGTAAAAGAGTTTTTATACCATCACTCTTGCCAAGCTTAAATCCTTTTGAAAAAGCCTTTGACATCCTCTTTAAGTTCAAACCACCTATTATATATCCTAGAAGTGAAGCTTCTACACCAAAATTTTTATATATTTTTCTTTTAGGATCGCCTATTATTGGAAAAGGTGATTTTTGTTTTTCCATATATTTATTAAGTGTATCATTTGATGATTCAAAAAAAGCAATCATACTTAAACCTTTTTCTTTAAGCAGTGGCTCATTTTCAATAAGTTCGCTTATTCTAAGATTACATAAAGGGCACGATGCATACCTATAAAATGATACAAGTGTATATTTCCCTTTGTAATTTCTTAAATCTATATCTTGCCCTTTTATATCTTTTACTTTAAAAATTGGACAAGTCGAATTTTCTTTTAATCTCATAATTACTCCTTTAATCTAATATACTTATATAGTAAAATTTAAAATTTTTTCATTATATTTAAAATACCCTAAAAAACATAAAAAATGCATTTTAGGGTATTATTATTTTTTTTACTATTTTGATTTTACTGCTTTTTCTGTATCTTTAAATAATTTATTTCTATTTTTTATATAATTTACTATCAATCTATTAGATACTTTATTTGTTTCATTATGCTTATAAACTATTTCAAGGACTGTCATTTTTTCATTTTTATATCTTGGTATTGCTTTTATTAATTTAGTATTTTCAATTTTATGTTCCTGTACTTTAAGTAATATATTAAAGGAAGTGTACATAATAAAGTCATCAGAGAATTCTATTGTAAGCACTGTGTTTTTCATCTTTTTTGCTAAAATATAAAGAAGCGTTCCAGCGCAAAACAATAAATATATATACTGATTTGATGGTTCTACATATCCACTAGTACTAAACATTAAAATTGTAATTAAAATAATTATTATACCTAGACCAATAAAATAATCACGTACGACCTTATCTCTTTCTGCTATGTATTTATTTTTCATATATTCTCCCCATACATTTTTGTACAACCAATATTTCAAACGCCCATTTATTTATATTCTATATTATTTCGTACACTCCTTTACTTATTTACTTGTTATAAAGCAAATCAAAATCACTATCTAAATTATCCATTTTTTCACTAAACCATCTCCTTGCATCATCAAGTGAATTATTATAAATAGTAGGTCCAATTTTTTCTATAAAAAAATCTAATAACACTTCTGAAGCTAAAGTACCTATATCTTCTCCTCTCTCTTCGTTAAAAAATATTTGAATTTCTTTTACTAGAATCGCTTTTTCTTCTTTTGTTATAATTCCAGAAAACTTTTTCGATTTTTTTCTTCTCATATTCCCTCCAATTTTTCTATAAAACTGTAATAATCGCGCTCAGACCAATTGTTGATAAAATTAAAAATAAAACACTTCCCATAAGAATTGCATTTTTTGCTTGTTTTTTTATGATTTTAAAATGGACATGTAATCCAAGACCTGTCATAGCAATTAATATAAACAAATCACTAAGACTTAATATATATTTTGTGATTTCACTAGGTATTATTTTTGTTATTCCAATTATTGATGTTACTATGAACCATATTAGATATTGTGGCATTTTTGCAGTTTTACCTTCTGATTTAAAAAATTTAGATAATATTATTGAAACTGGAACTAACATTAACACTCTAAGTAGTTTTATCATTGTACCAATTTCTTTTGAAGCATCACCGCCTGCTCCCGCTGCTGCAATTGCATGTGCTACTCCGTGAAGCGTAAGGCCTGACCAAAGACCATAGTGAATCACATCTATTTTTCCCAAATTGAAAACAAAAGTATAAATAAAAACCCCAAGAGCACCTAGTAGGCTTATTGTTGAAACTGCAAGTGCAGTATCTTCTGTTTTGGCTTTTACCGAATCAGATAAGGCTACTATTGCTGAAGCACCACAAATTGAAGAGCCTAAACTTATAAGTAAAGATGTTTTAGGGTTAACTTTAAATAGTTTCCCAAGATAAATTCCAAGGAAAATTGCAAGTGATATATATCCAATTACAAGAAAAATACTTTTTACTCCTAGTACATTTAAACCAGAAATACTCATTTTAAAACCCAATAAAACTATTCCGTATTTAAGTAATTTTTTTTGCGAAAATATTATTCCATCTTCAAATGACTTTGGAATTTTAAAATTATTAACTACAATTATGCCTAAAATAATTCCAATAGTAAGTGCCTCAATTTTAATATAATTTGATAAGAGCTTACTTACAATTATCGCAATAACAGACAATGATGATACAAAGATAATTCCTTTTATGTTTTTCATATTAACCCCTCCTAAATTTATTTTAGCAATGATTTAATAGGATTAATAATTACTATTTGTAATTGTTTAATAACAATTCGTTATGTTTGATAAATGTATCAATAAAATTCGTATTTTCACCTTTACACCAAACATAATATAATTTTCTTTCAATTTTAAAATTTGAGATATTTTGTATTTTTAATTTATTTTCTTTTATTTCTTTTTTAACTGCAAGTTTAGATATAAAACTAGATCCCATATCTTTTGAAATTAAATCTTTTATTGCAGTAATATCTCCTATTTCCATATAGTTTTTAAAATTCTTTATATTTAAATTATGATCGCTTAGACGATTTTCAAGTAATTTTCTCGTACCAGATCCCTCTTCACGCAGTATAAGTACATCATCTAAAATTTCGTCCAAAGATTTATTTGATTCTATATTAGCTTCTAATGAACTTACATACACTAAACTATCTTCCATAATTTCTTTAGTATTATATTCATTAAGACTAAATACTCCTTCAACTAATGCAAATTCAATATCTTTTCTATTTAGTTTTTTTAATATTTCATTTGTATTATCAACCGTCAAAATTATATTACAATTATATTTTTTCATATAATTTTTCATTAAATCAGAAACTAAATATGCTCCAATTGTCTTTGTTGCCCCTATTTTATAAGTTTTAGTTTTATTATTTGCTGCATTTATCTTTTGATAAATTTGATTTTCTAGTACTATCATCTGATAAATTCCACTTTCTAAAAGATAACCCGCTTTAGTTATTTTGATTTTTTTTCCAACTATATCAATAAGTTTAGTATCAAGTTTTTCTTCTAAAAACTTAATATGTTTTGATACTCCCGGCTGAGTCATATTTAACATTTTTGCTGTTAAAGTCATATTTTTTGTTTTTACAAGTGAATAGAAAGTTTTTAATTTTATATCTATCATTTTATCTCCTAATTATCAATTATATATTTTTTGTTTTTTTTTGAAATATATACATATACAATTATTAGTTTCTATTTCTCTAAATATATTTTCTGCGATGGATATGCAAAATTAATATTTTCTTCTTTCATAAATGCTTCGTATATCTTTTCATTTATAAAATTATTAGTATCTCTTCTCTTTCTAACAAAAGATAAATATCTAAGTTCAATTTGAATGCCACTTTCTTTAATACTAAAATACGTTATTGGAGTTAATTTACCAGATTTAACTGCAAATTTCTTAGACATTTCTTTCTGCTCATCCCTAATTTTAGTGAATATCGTTTTATCCATTGATTTGTTTGCTATATCAATAATTATTTCTTTTGCCCTATCTTTATCACTATCAAAAGTTATCAGTACATCAATTTCATCCCATACAGCATTAAATCCTGATGTAAAATTAAAAAAAGGATCAGTAAAAATTTTACCAGTAGGTATAGTTGCAAGTCTACCTGTTGACTGATCTAACTTCACCCAGTTTCCAACCTCAAGAACTACAATATAAAACATACGAATATCAATAACATCACCCTTTATATCCTTATATTCTATTCTATCTCCAATTTCAATTGGTCTTTTAATCATAAATAGCATCCAACCTGCAATATTTAATATCACTTGATTTAATGAAAGAGCAAGACCAGCTGATGTAAAGCCAAGTATAGTAGTTACAGAAAATACATCTTGTAACCAAACTAGCATAATTATAAAAACAATTATAACCGTCCTAGTATAACCAATCCATTTTCTAGTTAAATGCTTTGTTTTAACTCCTTCTTCTTTTTTTACAAGAATTTTCATAATCAAAGTAGATAAAACATATACTATTAGTATTGCAAGTGTAGTAACAATTAGTTTATCATAAAATATTTTATTCAAAATGATTCACCCCTATTTTTATTCAAATCAAACTTCTTCTTCTATTATCCTATAAAGACATAAATAAATCTATCTAAATATATAATTTTATACTATAACTTAAGTTCTGCAATAAAACAACAAAAAAACTACCCGCATAACACTGGTAATAGT includes:
- a CDS encoding putative ABC transporter permease; this encodes MIVFILKYLFLFGTGSLFGWGLELVYRRYFGKARTWINPGFLSGPYLPLYGSGVGILFIVSDMNINFFIKIILFTFSTTTIELLTGLFFLKFYNTRLWDYTNLKFNYKGLISPLYSLFWTILSLLFYFVLYPYFYNQIEFLYKNLQFSLFVGIFYGVIIVDLINSFNILNRIKELSDAIEDSHFIIQYEQFKDEIKYKFEGIKSKTRKPRFLLPFKGEYDLVEQVKEHIENLKEESKKKIEKLTKLQ
- a CDS encoding CDGSH iron-sulfur domain-containing protein produces the protein MKKNISIKPLKNGPYLVSELEEILDSEGQTNKCENSVTALCRCGKSKTKPYCDGSHIHENFSDEKEKGRKARKVDNYVGKEITIHDDRGICSHAGFCTGGLPKVFRMNTEPWIDADGETVKSIIEVIKKCPSGALSYSIDGVKYDKYSDEQIIELTKNGPYHIKGSINLDYDEDHPQSDEHYALCRCGHSKNKPFCDGSHWYKEFKDDGKVNK
- a CDS encoding redoxin domain-containing protein; this encodes MRLKENSTCPIFKVKDIKGQDIDLRNYKGKYTLVSFYRYASCPLCNLRISELIENEPLLKEKGLSMIAFFESSNDTLNKYMEKQKSPFPIIGDPKRKIYKNFGVEASLLGYIIGGLNLKRMSKAFSKGFKLGKSDGIKTLLPADFLLDSNHKIIRAYYGKDIGDHLPIEELFALIR
- a CDS encoding DUF2164 domain-containing protein, whose product is MRRKKSKKFSGIITKEEKAILVKEIQIFFNEERGEDIGTLASEVLLDFFIEKIGPTIYNNSLDDARRWFSEKMDNLDSDFDLLYNK
- a CDS encoding YeiH family protein, with protein sequence MKNIKGIIFVSSLSVIAIIVSKLLSNYIKIEALTIGIILGIIVVNNFKIPKSFEDGIIFSQKKLLKYGIVLLGFKMSISGLNVLGVKSIFLVIGYISLAIFLGIYLGKLFKVNPKTSLLISLGSSICGASAIVALSDSVKAKTEDTALAVSTISLLGALGVFIYTFVFNLGKIDVIHYGLWSGLTLHGVAHAIAAAGAGGDASKEIGTMIKLLRVLMLVPVSIILSKFFKSEGKTAKMPQYLIWFIVTSIIGITKIIPSEITKYILSLSDLFILIAMTGLGLHVHFKIIKKQAKNAILMGSVLFLILSTIGLSAIITVL
- a CDS encoding LysR family transcriptional regulator — translated: MIDIKLKTFYSLVKTKNMTLTAKMLNMTQPGVSKHIKFLEEKLDTKLIDIVGKKIKITKAGYLLESGIYQMIVLENQIYQKINAANNKTKTYKIGATKTIGAYLVSDLMKNYMKKYNCNIILTVDNTNEILKKLNRKDIEFALVEGVFSLNEYNTKEIMEDSLVYVSSLEANIESNKSLDEILDDVLILREEGSGTRKLLENRLSDHNLNIKNFKNYMEIGDITAIKDLISKDMGSSFISKLAVKKEIKENKLKIQNISNFKIERKLYYVWCKGENTNFIDTFIKHNELLLNNYK
- a CDS encoding mechanosensitive ion channel family protein is translated as MNKIFYDKLIVTTLAILIVYVLSTLIMKILVKKEEGVKTKHLTRKWIGYTRTVIIVFIIMLVWLQDVFSVTTILGFTSAGLALSLNQVILNIAGWMLFMIKRPIEIGDRIEYKDIKGDVIDIRMFYIVVLEVGNWVKLDQSTGRLATIPTGKIFTDPFFNFTSGFNAVWDEIDVLITFDSDKDRAKEIIIDIANKSMDKTIFTKIRDEQKEMSKKFAVKSGKLTPITYFSIKESGIQIELRYLSFVRKRRDTNNFINEKIYEAFMKEENINFAYPSQKIYLEK